Proteins from a single region of Trichoderma asperellum chromosome 3, complete sequence:
- a CDS encoding uncharacterized protein (SECRETED:SignalP(1-20)~MEROPS:MER0005329), whose product MKLLTLSTAAAVGLSSIVQGGSVVHERRDQVPAEWTKISRAVPDAAIELRIGLKQSNLEHAEDLANQISHPMSEKYGKFLTAQQVIDLFAAPQEVISETVQWLRQGGINSKHIKPTAGRNWLKFNTTVAVAEKLLDTTYYTYRNEEQGVEVVACESYSVPEDIQPNIDLIMPTIQFETRGRPASSRGINRRDTFKPKFRKLESIPHPSSLANCSQITTPACLRALYGLPDAGEAVEGNSYGIVEFAPQSFNQDDLNAFYAKYASNVPNNTGPIIDGIDGGYFSNDSSADTRGESNLDLCYAIGLVHPQPVTLYQVGDNDPANPATNNNFLDAIDGSYCTYQGGDDPDWDGIYPHDGEVSGEYLGQPDCGTYNATKVFSVSYGSNEGDRPISYRTRECNEYMKLALMGVTVLFSSGDDGVAGIRSTCLLPNGALTPPAADYGRFNPMWPGTCPWITSVGGSALPENGTVNDKQVAATDFGSGGGFSNIFALPSYQTKAVAEYYANHDPGYNSSVYNNTQQVRGFPDLAVTSHSFITGLAGDLVAFSGTSAASPSFGAMITFINGERIKNGKGSVGFLNPVLYSHPEVFDDITEGVNPGCGTDGFPAVEGWDPITGLGTPNFAKLRDLLLSLP is encoded by the exons ATGAAGCTGCTTACACTTTCAACCGCAGCGGCCGTTGGTCTGTCCTCAATCGTCCAGGGAGGCTCGGTGGTGCACGAAAGGAGAGACCAAGTCCCTGCCGAATGGACAAAAATCAGTCGTGCAGTTCCTGATGCAGCGATTGAGCTCCGTATCGGCCTTAAGCAGAGCAATCTTGAGCACGCCGAAGATCTCGCTAATCAGATTTCTCATCCCATGTCTGAGAAATATGGCAAATTCCTTACTGCACAACAGGTCATAGACCTATTCGCCGCGCCACAAGAGGTCATATCTGAGACTGTACAATGGCTACGTCAAGGTGGCATCAATAGCAAGCACATTAAGCCAACTGCAGGTCGAAACTGGCTCAAATTTAACACGACAGTAGCCGTTGCCGAGAAGCTATTAGACACAACTTACTACACTTACAGGAATGAGGAACAAGGGGTCGAAGTGGTTGCCTGCGAATCATATAGCGTTCCGGAGGATATCCAGCCCAATATTGACTTGATTATGCCGACGATTCAATTTGAGACTAGAGGCCGCCCAGCAAGCAGCCGTGGAATTAACCGTCGAGATACCTTTAAACCCAAGTTTCGAAAGCTTGAGTCTATCCCGCATCCCAGCTCTCTCGCCAACTGTAGCCAAATAACTACTCCTGCTTGTTTACGAGCGCT ATATGGCTTACCAGACGCCGGCGAGGCTGTTGAAGGCAATAGCTATGGGATTGTGGAATTTGCTCCCCAGAGCTTTAATCAAGATGACTTAAATGCCTTCTACGCCAAATATGCCTCCAATGTTCCCAATAATACCGGCCCCATCATTGATGGCATCGATGGTGGCTACTTTTCAAATGATTCTTCAGCAGATACTCGTGGAGAGTCAAACCTCGACCTTTGCTACGCAATTGGCCTTGTTCACCCCCAGCCAGTTACGCTCTACCAAGTTGGTGATAATGATCCTGCCAACCCAGCGACCAACAACAACTTCCTCGACGCTATCGATGGCTCCTATTGCACATATCAAGGTGGTGACGATCCTGACTGGGATGGAATTTACCCTCATGACGGCGAGGTATCTGGTGAATACCTCGGCCAGCCTGATTGCGGAACCTATAATGCCACCAAAGTCTTTTCCGTCTCTTATGGAAGCAATGAGGGCGACCGTCCAATCTCCTACAGAACTCGCGAATGCAATGAGTATATGAAGCTTGCGCTGATGGGAGTGACTGTCTTATTTTCGTCTGGAGATGACGGCGTGGCAGGCATCCGCAGCACATGTCTTCTGCCAAACGGCGCATTGACACCTCCAGCTGCTGATTATGGCCGTTTCAACCCTA TGTGGCCCGGAACTTGTCCTTGGATTACCTCAGTTGGCGGCAGTGCATTACCCGAGAATGGCACCGTCAACGACAAGCAGGTCGCGGCGACTGACTTTGGATCTGGCGGTGGTTTCAGCAACATATTCGCGCTACCCTCCTACCAAACAAAGGCTGTCGCGGAATACTATGCCAACCACGACCCCGGATACAACTCTTCCGTTTACAACAACACGCAACAAGTGCGAGGATTTCCTGACCTTGCCGTCACATCTCATAGCTTCATCACCGGACTCGCAGGCGACTTGGTGGCCTTTAGTGGTACTTCAGCTGCAAGCCCATCATTCGGTGCCATGATCACGTTCATTAACGGCGAGCGAATTAAGAATGGCAAGGGATCAGTTGGCTTCCTTAATCCTGTGCTGTACAGCCATCCAGAAGTCTTCGACGATATCACGGAGGGAGTAAATCCTGGATGTGGTACCGATGGATTTCCTGCCGTCGAAGGTTGGGATCCGATTACAGGCCTCGGCACTCCAAATTTTGCAAAGCTGAGGGACCTTTTGCTCAGCTTACCATAG